The DNA region tgatgcgtaggctattactcttccctcttgcatgagtacgcatcccaAACCTTCCTTAGATGCATCGctgtagatggtgaattccTTATCTTCAGTGGGTAAGATTAGTACTGGCGTGGATGCGAGCTTTTCTTTTAATGTCTAAAAACTTTTCTCGCAGCCTTCGTCCCAGACGAACTTggaattcttctgagtcagtttAGTCAGTGGTATGGCAATTGAGGAAAAATCTTCGACAAACTTTCTGTAATACCCTGCCAGTCCAAGAAAGCTCCTGATgtctgtggcgttcttaggttttggccactctgtaattgcctcgactttcttgggatccactgatactcctgcttCAGAGATTACGTGTCCTAAAAAGGATACACTCtttaaccagaactcacatttcttaaacttaGCATAGAGTTCCTTCTCTCTCAAAGTCTGAAGTGCAATGCGGAGATGCTCTTCGTGATCATGTTCGTTAGAAGAATAGACgaggatgtcgtcaataaataccactatgaactgatccaggaatggcttgaagactctgttcattaggtccatGAAGGCTGCAGGAGCGttggtcaacccaaacggcatcactgtgaactcataatgcccatatcttgtcTGAAACGCTGTTTTGGGGATATCTTCCGCcctgaccttcagttggtggtatCATGTCCTTAGATCCAGTTTAGAAAATACTGCGGCTCCcttaagctgatcaaataagtcgtcaaTCCTCGGGAGggggtacttgttcttgatggtgatcttgttcagttctctatagtcgatgcacaatctcatactcccatctttcttctttacaaagagtacTGGTGCTCCCCATGGTGACACACTGGGTCGCACTTGCTTTTTGTccagcaattcttggagttgttccttTAACTCCTTGAGTTCAGCTGGCGCCATCCTGTAAGGCGCTTTCGAAATTGGTGCTGCACCAGGGACCAGATTAATTTCGAACTCAACTTCGCTGGTCCGGGACTATCCCTGGGAGTTCTTCTGGAAAAACATCGGGAATTCGCATACTACTGGGATGTCTTCTATCTTCAGTTCGACTTTTCCTTGTACTTCGCTGATCATGGCCAGGTAGATATCTTCTCCGGATTTCATGGCCTTCCATGCTTGGGAAGCGGAAAGAAGTTATTTCCGTTCCTTGGATTTACCATGATACACGATCTCTTCCTGATTTGGGGTTCGGAGCTTAACTCTTTTCCTTTTACAGTCCACTATTGCATTGTTTCtggataaccaatccattcctagaATGATGTCGAAGTCGGCCATAACTAATTGTATCAAGTCTGCACTGAAAGTCTGATTACCGATACTGATTAAACAGTCCATGTGAATCTCGTGAGTTTCAATGGCCTTATTTGTAGGTGTGGCTATTCGAAAAGGTTCGGCTAATAATTCAGGCTTAAGTCCTAGTTTCTTAGCCAATCTCTTAGATACAAAagaatgcgtagcaccacaatcaaataacgcATACGCAGGCACTTTTTGAATTAGGATGGTACCTGACACGACTTCATTGGCGTCGTCGGCCTCTTCTTGAGTCATAGCAAAGACCCTGGCGTTAGGCTTGCTTTCCTTTGGCTTGTTGGGGTTAGCTCCTGCATTTGGCCCAGTTCCCTTATTGGGCTCGGTGGCTTGGTTTGCGGCAGTAGGGCATTCGGCAATTCGGTGTCCCGCTTTCCCATATCCGAAGCATACACCACTGTTTCTTCGGCATTCTCCCAGGTGTCGTAAGTGACAAGTTGGGCAAGGCTTAATATCCTGCTAGCTTGAGGTAGGCGAAGGCCCTTTAGATGGTCCACCGGACTGGTTAGGCTTCTTGAAAGTCTGATTGCTGCGTGAGGACTGACTATTCATGGGCCTTTTGTTCTTATTTTCCTTGGACAACCTCTGATTACCCTCAGACAACTGCATAATCATATCCCATGACTCATCAATTTTCTCTTTGTCTCTTAGTCGTGCTTCAGACAACTCcctagtgagtcgatccacctCCTCCTTAGCCTGCTTGGCTTGACCCACTGCTATGACTAACGAGTCTCGAAGCTCGGAATTATGCTCCTTAGTAAGCTCGAACATTTGAAAGACCTCATCCATCTTCTTCTCTGCTGCCTCCAGCTTGGTAGTCAAGTCTTCCACTTGTTGTCTCCTCTTGATTTTGTAGAGCCAGTTCCTTTAAACATATAGCAGCCTGAACGCGCGTGTGAGGTCGGTGAGTGTCCAACCGAATCGTCTCCCTATGAGTAATCGGGGCTACTCTCTTACGGGCAGTGATACGCATACGAGCCATTTCATATGGTTTCGAAGCTTATGTTGAGAGGATTTCGGAACAGTTGACGGAATCGAATTCGGAGTTTCCTACGAGAAGTCGAAGGATGTACGCATCGGGTTGACTCGTTGATTTGGCCAGGGTTGACTCGCCGGAGCATGGTCGGAGCATAGGCGTGTGCCGGCGACGGGGTCAGGATCACGGAACCGGTGGTGGCACGGCCAGAATCGGTCGGAAAACTACCTAATTTGGCGGGGAACTCGCGCAACTCGGTTAACTCAatgaaattgggcgtttccgattggGTGATCCAAACTCGAAATTGATTGTTGGAAAAAGTTACCCATGGATTATAGATTGTTTGGGTATAAGGAATTGAAAATCGGAGTAGGATTGTTAGGGTAATTGGAGAAAATACAATTCGGCGTTAGGGTTCGTACGCCAAATCCGTAGATCCGAAATTTCGGTTGCACAGAAACACGAAATCCGAAATTGTTTGAGGGCTTTTGTTCGTCTCATCGAGGCGGTCCTAGATCTGGTTGCTGATCAAAGAAAGAGTACCGGAAGCGGCCGGAATCGGAGAAAACGCGGCGCACGCGCGACGACCCTGTTTGGCCGgaattttccaaatttttttttttttgaaaatcgatTTTTCCCattcggattatgaacctggcggctctaataccactaaaatgtcacgccccgagatcgggattagtcgacaccggcgttattcaacaatcacataattgctaaacaacaagcctcgtagtacagtataaacaaaaaccagtttatatcataaataccataaaaatggAATCGTCTTTACAACAGTAACTCTGAAAACGATACAAATCTGCGGAAGCGTTAACTTGAATTAAAACTCACAAGAacattcttaattaaaattcttcatgcgTCGACTATCAGCCCAAAAACTGGCGTCTGattcttctttctctatttcttctcttgatttatctggggagggtagagtaaggggtgagtgatatggtcgtcactcagcaagtgggggccgttcgagcacaacataaaatatttacacaattttcgaaaaaaaaacatACATACATCATACTTTTCGTAACGTAACATCGTATTCATATCACAACAGCACTGCGATTCTTCcaccttctatggtttactga from Primulina tabacum isolate GXHZ01 chromosome 14, ASM2559414v2, whole genome shotgun sequence includes:
- the LOC142523753 gene encoding uncharacterized protein LOC142523753, which encodes MFELTKEHNSELRDSLVIAVGQAKQAKEEVDRLTRELSEARLRDKEKIDESWDMIMQLSEGNQRNSGVCFGYGKAGHRIAECPTAANQATEPNKGTGPNAGANPNKPKESKPNARVFAMTQEEADDANEVVSGTILIQKVPAYALFDCGATHSFVSKRLAKKLGLKPELLAEPFRIATPTNKAIETHEIHMDCLISIGNQTFSADLIQLVMADFDIILGMDWLSRNNAIVDCKRKRVKLRTPNQEEIVYHGKSKERK